From Malaya genurostris strain Urasoe2022 chromosome 2, Malgen_1.1, whole genome shotgun sequence:
TAACtgggtagggtaacagaggtattttggcccactttaggattgattttattttggcccacttttaaaaaatatccaccaaatattgtaatatctttaaaaaccccttccgcaataggtaatttaatgtgattagcttcaaattgatgcaaaatgagttacttaacatctataaaatccgatgaaatctataaagtttgttaggtgggccaaaatatatgaagtggccaaaatacctctgttaccctactcatGTTTTGGTGGGTTTCGATGCATCATAGGATAAAATTAACGGTTTCCACAACACAATTTACTTAGTGTCTTGTTCTGAGCGCCTACTCATCAGTGAAGTCATCTgaaattaaatttgttttatattGGATGCGTTAATCATTTAAAAACCATACTAAATTCTAAATCATTCTCAACATATTTTAACTGGGTATCACATCACTACTTTTTACTTCAAACAATGACAAGAAAAGTTAAGAATTCCATAATTGCTTCATTATTATGTACTCCATGTACGGATAAAAAGcaattttttactaattttcagtatttttatatgTTTCTTATTCTTACTATTAAATGTTTTTGTTGGTTGAAAATTACTCAATAGTATATAATTAGAGTGTAGAATGCATAGatacttttttaaataaacaacatAAACAATTAAACCCTGTAGCTGATGTTACAACCGTGCTCCTCTAGTGGAAAATAAAGTAACTAAAGCTGTAAACAAAGCACAAATCGGTGAAATTTGACACCAAATCGGtgtgaaaaattatatttttcctATTTAGCCGCTATTTAATAGTCATTGTTTTGGTTCAGTGATAAATTCGTTCTATTTGTGGCCATGGACCCGGTCAAGTACAAAATACTACACGAAAATTCAATGCAGAACAATAATGGCACATCGGCGTTGAACGTGTTTCTGCACATCGTGCCATCGTTTTTCACCAGTTTCCACACAATTCAGCTTATCTCTGCAACCGCAATCGCACAAATTCCTGCTCggtttttattagaatttttcCTGATAGTATTTCCCTTTGTACTAATGGTTACAGTACTGAGCCAGCTGGTCAGCAACATTTCCATTGCTCTACTACTGATAACTGTCATATCATCACTTCAACAAATGAGACACAAAACCCACCTGATGCCGTTTGTACAAATTCCGGGTAGAAAACCACAGTTTATAACTGCAGCGAGGGCACTCataaatctaatgacagcaattTGCATATTAGCGGTTGATTTCCGTATTTTTCCCCGAGAACTGGCTAAAACAGAATCGTTTGGATTCGGATTGATGGACGTAGGAGTTGGGCTCTATGTGTtcagcaatggaatcgtttataaGCCGGACAAAGATCAAAAGCTGAATCTGATACGAGTGCGGAGCGTTCTATTAGGTACATTACCGTTGATCGCACTAGGAGTTGGACGCTTCTTCGTTACACAGGAAATTGACTATCAGCAGCATGTTTCCGAATATGGAGTGCATTGGAATTTCTTCATTACATTGGCTATCGTTAAGATTGCTGGTACATTTATTATGGATGTTATAAAAGATCCGGAAATTGCCAAATTTATTGCTATAACCATTTTATGCTGCCACGAAATGATGCTGCACCTTGGAGTATCTCGTTACGTTCTCAGCGAAAACACCAAGAGATCTAATTTTGTGGAAGCAAACCGAGAAGGTATCGCGTCTATACCTGGATATGTTGCACTATATTTGGCATCGACCAACGTAGGATCTGTAATGCGACCGTCGGTTGAAATTCAACCTgctaagaaattcatcaaacaaGCCATCAAACTCAGTATCGTGGCCGGTGTTTGCTGGAAAATGATTTATGTATGTGAAGATATGTTTGGAGTGTCCCGACGACTTGCCAACATGGGATACGTTTTTTGGATTCTGTCCATCGGAACCACAATGTGCGCTCTGTTTATGTATTGTGAAGTTTTCATCTACTTCGTGCGGTTCGAGGAACCAAAATCGCCAGATCAGATCATGAAGGGTGACGATTTTTGCATCTGGTACATTCCACTGATATTCGAGTCAATCAACAGCAATGGGTTAGTATTTTTCCTCGGCGCCAACTTACTAACCGGACTGATCAATATGGTTTTCCAAACGTTGCTACTGGAGCCGCCGGCGGCTTTGACCATCATAAGCTACTACATTTTCATGCTATGCGTTGTGACTGTTTTTATGCACGTTAATAAAATCAGGCTGAAGATTTGGTAAGAGCTCAGGAAGATGGTTGTCGATTCTAGTCATTGAGGACAAAACCTTAAACCAACTAATTTTAAGCACATTCGCATTGACATTTTGCTCTGAAAGACTGTTCATAACACTTGAATGTAAGAATTTACAATTTACAAAGCGTATTGTAGAATAAAACCACATTTGTCGATATAATCAAACAATTGCGTTTCAGTTAGTTTTGATGACGTTTTTCACAAATTCTTGCGGTAATATGACGGTGAAATGCATGTGCTGGTTGGAGCTCAAATTTGTATATAAATCTACATTTCTCATAAAAATTGCATGCCATTTACGCATGTACCCAGAACCCGTTCCAAGCAAGTTAATTATTGTTGTCACCATATATGGTGACTCAGAAAAACAAGATAGTAACAGCTACCATATGGGAGCCctatcagcaggccgttcaattttgttgatttttgagcgcttgttgaacgatatattgcacgaaatattcgttcaatttgctggaacggtttgttgttgttttttctcttgcaaaaatagtgtgaaaattaagtgttaccgttccatagaaagaaaatttgttgttattctacgtgaagtagaagtattgtgcaggtatgtattgttagtttaaacaaatgagtggagaaaacttcagaaattctgcagtaaaactagtccaacggggctccaactcctcatgttaaaaatggctcaacaatggacctctgtctgccgggtttgttgaacgaaaaaaatagctttcggttcaacggtctgtttcaaaatcggcaaacgaaggacccgtgttggcctcccgttgaacgattgattggactttcattggaccaatgatacaacgtattggaccaatgaaggaccaccgttgaacgtttttttctaagtgggaggTTAGTTTAACCATActagtatagtggttttcagcacacaataaaatcagatgatgttgacaacccgcttgtgaggaattctggcaaccgtcagaaggctggctgcattccggcagctgtcaaaattgttcgGGCGAAATtgtgtcattatctcgccgtacgtgtcttgtttatttccctcctctttcttttttttattggatttaatttgaaattcgtcaatcccgcatgtacgtacacaaaacgaatcttgagacgaggtaaatgagattgaaacacagactaacagacaggacactcaaattagattcttcaatcattttaacggtcatttcgaatattcctttatttgggacagtactcacatgtgtcatgatggcgccacgttaccctatcaaaaacatcctgtctgtcatctagactgtgcttatttttttcatttaccaacagagttgccattcatacagaattacctataatgtattgatttgtatacgtccatgcgaatttcatgcaggatacagatttaatacatattgccaaaactatatacataattgtgtctacttctcatcctccaacgcaagacaaaatcgaacccgttttgttacaatatttacttgcttctggtctgccgccacttaatttcgggtgataactaccaacacaataaaaaatagtctagatgaacaacgttgagtcaaataaatggttaccttccaacatcgcgaaaaagttaaatatattatcaacgtaatccaataatttattgtgatgattcattttcaaatattttgatgaaatcaggcatccctgcaagcagctgatcggtgttgacaaacgaggggaaaccaactagtaaaaaaacttttacataacacaaggggtgtacaaatagtaaatagttcgcgcagtacaatataggtggagctagtgcataacgaaaaaaaaattttataagaatttactcatactgtcatgtctgttagtctgtgattgaaATATGGatgtgtttggtagtgagaaagcaatcccacttagaaaaaaacgttcaacggtggtccttcattggtccaatacgttgtatcattggtccaatgaaagtccaatcaatcgttcaacgggaggccaacacgggtccttcgtttgccgattttgaaacagaccgttgaaccgaaagctatttttttcgttcaacaaacccggcagacagaggtccattgttgagccatttttaacatgaggagttggagccccgttggactagttttactgcagaatttctgaagttttctccactcatttgtttaaactaacaatacatacctgcacaatacttctacttcacgtagaataacaacaaattttctttctatggaacggtaacacttaattttcacactatttttgcaagagaaaaaacaacaacaaaccgttccagcaaattgaacgaatatttcgtgcaatatatcgttcaacaagcgctcaaaaatcaacaaaattgaacggcctgctgatagGGATGTTATTGGCAAAAACATTtgccatgattagtatatatcagctgttttttcaaagaacggcgaatctaacattgacagcaaatggagaaaatcatcgatgaatgtttcgacttcggattcaaatcgtgtttagaaattatcgtatattctctgatcaatttatgattagtcgatgaattgttagtttattttcaaaaggcacgcaaatgtcaccactttccttctatatccattgaataaatcaacataaaaagagtttcgccctttttcgatttgtttacttttatacttcctgtgtgaattataaagatacgcccttgcgcatttttcacgaaattgactggttttcgctactaagacaaatctgtgagtagttttattgtctcttttactatttccagtaataaaaggttcggtaactatctaaaataaagaaaataaatagtttcgcccttccttaccagcaattgaagtatcgccctgtttgttggcatggaacacggagggcgaaacttgcgtaaacaaatggaatgacagtttcgccttttATAGTTCTTGGTATTaccaagattgagatttttgtagaatacgaatttttagacaaaattgtaggattttgaagcatttattggtaggagagagaacctcgatttgtttacttttgtaagatacgtccttctttgaaaaacagctgatatgaagggcaataacttattgcctttcatatgtatcttttattgaaaaaataaaactaagacgcttaaaatgtagaaccgattcaaaacggttcttccaatcttgtatggcaagaatccgacagaaaagaaccgttaataaacgctaggcgaaattctctgccggaaacggttgttgcattgttgccagactgcccagtgaaaatggttcttgaatctaatccgactggtacaagaataagaggagcgcagcgagcaaggtggatcgatcaagtgaagggtgatctcagaagcatccatgCCTTgaatggctggcgacgagcagccatggaccgagttatgtggagacgtatgcttgatacagcaaaggacacctcaggcctatagctgttaggtaaggtaaggtaagcaaTCAACGCCTCTGCTTTATATGCTGTCATATAAAGCTTCATTACTGCGGCAGATTCCATATTCCAACGACGAAATTGCGATATCTTGTATTAGTGTTCGTGGCAttgcaggtgagtaaatttcATAAGTAATAATGATAATGGAAAAAATGTTATTTCAAAACATGGAGAACTCGATTCGGAGCATCGTAAACACTTGACACATGAATATCTCTAGCGGATATGGCAGGTTTTTCTGAAATAATGTCCGAAAAATTTGCTGAGTTAACGGAAAACTCTGTGTAAATACTTCTATTAGGAATTCTTATATAACGTTTTTTCTACACTTTTATAGGAACAGTATTATTCCCCAAGAAATTCGCTGGTAAAAAACCCGAACGATTTCATAACAGAAACATTAAAATGTTAAATAGAGCAATGAGTTAATGATTTTGAATGTCTACAAGGGTTCAAAAAACAAGTTCTTGCGCTAACTAGTGAAGGTAAATTTATCATCATAGAAAAGTTTAAAGTAACGAAtattcaaaatcaaaatcaattgcTAGAACTCGCTCGTTTCATAGCTGAAAAAATTGGCTCAGAATCAGAAATActgtaaataaatttttatagaTAATGTTAAATCAGTGAAAAATGTATTAGAAAAATAAAGCAGGTTTTACTGTATTCTTGTTATTTTtgcatcgaaatttcaaataatataacttttgaacatttttgcatGTTCGAATGATCTTCATTATTGTCAAATTAACCAGATTTCCGTGTTTCGAAAGAACCAGAagtgaaatttcaaaaataccatggcacTAGTTAAAACAATAAGTACAATGTAAACATAAGATGCTTTCACGGTTATACAGTTCAATAGTACTATTCCAGGGCCAAAACCATTCATAGTAAAAGTGAGCTTGCATATTCCCGTTtatacgcggcgggcagatttccccccagacggctggctatgtctgccagccatttcgtCGTTGGAATATGAAATCTGCCGCAGTAATAAAGCTTTATATGACACTAAAAAAAGCAAAGGCGTTGAttgcttaccttacctaacagctatagtcctggggtgtcctttgctgtatcaagcatacgtctccacataactcggtccatggctgctcgtcgccagccattcaagccacggatgcttctgagatcaccctccacttgatcgatccaccttgctcgctgcgctcctcttcttcttgtaccagtcggattagattcaagaactattttcactgggctgtcgtccgacatccttatgacatgcccagtccatcgtagacgtccgattttagctgtccgtatgatgggtggttctcctagcagctgttggaattcgtgattcatatgccgtctccacgttccttcttccatctgcactccgccatagatggtcctcagtacctttctttcgaaaacactgagaacgcgttggtcctctgccaacatagtctaggtctcgtggccataaagaacaaccggtctaatgagcgatttgtagatggtcaatttcatgcggttgcgtacttttctcgatcggagggtttttctgagtccaaagtacgcacgattccctgccaaaatacgtttctgtatttctctgctggtgtcattatcggcgg
This genomic window contains:
- the LOC131431216 gene encoding uncharacterized protein LOC131431216, which encodes MDPVKYKILHENSMQNNNGTSALNVFLHIVPSFFTSFHTIQLISATAIAQIPARFLLEFFLIVFPFVLMVTVLSQLVSNISIALLLITVISSLQQMRHKTHLMPFVQIPGRKPQFITAARALINLMTAICILAVDFRIFPRELAKTESFGFGLMDVGVGLYVFSNGIVYKPDKDQKLNLIRVRSVLLGTLPLIALGVGRFFVTQEIDYQQHVSEYGVHWNFFITLAIVKIAGTFIMDVIKDPEIAKFIAITILCCHEMMLHLGVSRYVLSENTKRSNFVEANREGIASIPGYVALYLASTNVGSVMRPSVEIQPAKKFIKQAIKLSIVAGVCWKMIYVCEDMFGVSRRLANMGYVFWILSIGTTMCALFMYCEVFIYFVRFEEPKSPDQIMKGDDFCIWYIPLIFESINSNGLVFFLGANLLTGLINMVFQTLLLEPPAALTIISYYIFMLCVVTVFMHVNKIRLKIW